From Vreelandella neptunia, the proteins below share one genomic window:
- the gabT gene encoding 4-aminobutyrate--2-oxoglutarate transaminase: MSSNAELNELKHKYVAAGAASPATAFADHAENAEIWDADGNRFIDFAGGIGVLNVGHRHPKVVAAVKAQLDKLMHTCQTVMPYEGYVKVAEKLSHIVPVRGHAKVMLANSGAEALENAVKIARAATGRSNVICFDGGYHGRTFFTMAMNGKVAPYQSDFGPMPGTVFRAPYPVPYHGVSEDEAIRGLKMTLKTDANPKDTAAIVLEPVLGEGGFYPASTSFLTKVREICDEHGMLMIIDEVQSGFGRTGKMFAIEHSGVEPDIMTMAKSMADGMPISAIVGTDKVMDASGPNSLGGTYTGSPTACAAALAVMEVFEEENILEKSQALGDKLAKRFNVWADKFDCIDHVRNMGAMAAFELVSNKADHTPNPELAAALCKKAREEGLILLSCGMYGNTIRFLMPVTIQDDVLNEGLDIIESCLDSLV; this comes from the coding sequence ATGAGCAGCAATGCCGAACTGAACGAGCTAAAACATAAATACGTCGCTGCAGGCGCCGCTAGCCCCGCAACGGCGTTTGCTGACCACGCTGAAAATGCTGAAATCTGGGACGCGGACGGCAATCGCTTTATCGACTTCGCGGGCGGCATTGGCGTACTCAACGTAGGTCACCGCCACCCTAAAGTAGTCGCAGCGGTAAAAGCCCAGCTCGATAAGCTGATGCATACCTGCCAAACGGTCATGCCTTATGAAGGCTACGTGAAGGTCGCGGAAAAGCTCAGCCACATCGTACCGGTGCGTGGTCATGCTAAAGTCATGCTGGCCAACTCCGGTGCGGAAGCGCTGGAAAACGCGGTCAAGATCGCCCGCGCCGCCACCGGCCGCTCCAACGTTATCTGTTTCGATGGCGGCTACCATGGCCGTACCTTCTTCACCATGGCAATGAACGGCAAGGTGGCGCCTTACCAGAGCGACTTCGGCCCGATGCCGGGCACCGTGTTCCGTGCACCCTACCCGGTGCCTTACCACGGCGTTAGCGAGGACGAGGCCATTCGTGGTCTGAAGATGACGCTGAAAACCGATGCCAACCCGAAAGATACCGCGGCCATCGTGCTCGAGCCGGTGCTTGGTGAAGGCGGTTTCTACCCGGCCTCTACTAGCTTCCTGACCAAAGTTCGCGAAATCTGCGATGAGCACGGCATGCTGATGATCATCGATGAAGTACAGTCGGGCTTTGGCCGTACTGGCAAAATGTTTGCCATCGAGCATAGCGGCGTTGAGCCGGACATTATGACCATGGCCAAGAGTATGGCCGACGGCATGCCGATCTCCGCCATCGTGGGTACTGACAAGGTGATGGACGCTTCAGGCCCTAACTCCTTGGGCGGTACCTACACCGGCAGCCCCACCGCCTGTGCGGCCGCGTTGGCAGTCATGGAAGTGTTTGAAGAAGAGAACATTCTGGAGAAGAGCCAGGCCCTGGGCGACAAGCTGGCCAAGCGCTTCAATGTGTGGGCAGACAAGTTTGATTGCATCGACCATGTGCGCAACATGGGTGCCATGGCTGCATTTGAGCTAGTGTCGAACAAAGCCGACCACACACCTAACCCGGAACTGGCTGCCGCGCTGTGCAAGAAAGCCCGTGAAGAGGGCTTGATCCTGCTCTCCTGCGGCATGTACGGCAACACCATCCGCTTCCTGATGCCCGTCACCATTCAAGATGATGTGCTCAATGAAGGCCTAGATATTATTGAGTCCTGCCTGGATTCACTGGTGTAA
- a CDS encoding sensor domain-containing diguanylate cyclase, with translation MKEISPDQLYQLFNRSKRNTENVIKAAPIGICITTPSGHFEMVNPAYCEFYGYQPEELLGQHFTQVVPEESRAVLSALHEEFMQGNENQELRQEWDVVIKNGERRTVITEAARIEADDGEPRKVTFIIDITQRKRLEERLKQANERLDHLAHHDELTELLNRRAGLQRMDEEIKRFKRYGTPLSIAMYDLDDFKAFNDTYGHSAGDSVLQQITTLISEILRDTDSHIRLGGEEFLIIMPGVTAEEAYQGMERVRKSIAQKSFTEHQLTVTLSSGIASYAEGSGSRLLERADKAMYQAKQAGRNRVVIA, from the coding sequence ATGAAAGAGATTAGCCCTGATCAACTCTACCAGTTGTTTAACCGTTCAAAGCGTAATACCGAAAATGTTATCAAAGCAGCGCCGATTGGGATCTGTATTACGACCCCCTCTGGCCACTTTGAAATGGTCAATCCAGCGTACTGCGAGTTTTATGGCTACCAGCCAGAAGAGCTTTTAGGTCAGCACTTTACTCAAGTAGTACCTGAAGAGAGCCGGGCGGTTTTATCAGCCCTGCATGAAGAGTTTATGCAGGGCAACGAGAACCAGGAACTGCGCCAAGAGTGGGATGTTGTCATTAAAAACGGCGAGAGGCGCACCGTTATTACCGAAGCCGCACGCATTGAAGCTGACGATGGAGAGCCGCGTAAAGTCACTTTTATTATCGACATTACCCAGCGCAAGCGGCTAGAGGAGCGGCTAAAGCAGGCTAATGAACGTCTGGATCACTTGGCCCACCACGATGAGCTAACCGAACTACTCAATCGCCGTGCTGGCTTGCAGCGCATGGATGAAGAGATTAAGCGCTTTAAGCGTTATGGCACGCCCTTAAGTATCGCCATGTATGACCTTGACGACTTTAAAGCCTTCAACGATACCTACGGGCACAGCGCAGGCGACAGCGTTCTGCAACAGATCACAACCTTGATCAGCGAGATACTGCGCGACACAGATTCGCATATCCGCCTAGGCGGCGAAGAGTTTCTCATCATTATGCCAGGCGTAACCGCAGAAGAAGCCTATCAGGGCATGGAGCGTGTGCGTAAAAGCATTGCGCAAAAGTCATTTACCGAACATCAATTAACGGTAACGCTCTCATCGGGGATTGCCAGCTACGCTGAAGGCTCGGGCTCAAGACTCCTCGAACGTGCCGACAAAGCCATGTACCAAGCTAAACAGGCGGGACGTAATCGTGTTGTCATTGCCTAG
- a CDS encoding EAL domain-containing protein, with protein sequence MSQCARVNGSCKRCEGDLPFEFTMAFQPIVDLSLAQIVTYEALVRGLRGESAWSVISQVTDDLLYRFDQACRVKAIEMASALDMQTDLSINFLPNAVYEPKACIQATLEVSKRVGWPTHRLIFEITETERVRDRQHLCNIIDAYRSMGFKTALDDFGNGYANLDLLTDLTPDKLKIDRELVMNCDSDFRRQALLNAIILLAQELDMTLIAEGVETRAEALWLARAGIVRQQGFYFAKPAINSLGTDITPLLMGLKRELTELKSDVETSTGAVNERD encoded by the coding sequence ATGAGCCAGTGCGCACGCGTTAATGGCAGTTGCAAACGCTGTGAAGGCGACTTGCCCTTTGAGTTCACCATGGCCTTTCAGCCAATCGTGGATCTATCGCTGGCCCAAATCGTCACCTATGAAGCACTGGTTCGTGGTTTGCGCGGAGAATCCGCCTGGAGCGTTATTTCACAGGTGACTGATGACCTCCTCTACCGTTTTGATCAGGCCTGCCGGGTAAAAGCGATCGAAATGGCCAGCGCACTGGATATGCAAACCGATCTCTCGATCAATTTCTTACCCAACGCCGTTTATGAGCCGAAAGCTTGTATCCAGGCGACGTTAGAAGTTTCCAAGCGCGTGGGCTGGCCAACCCATCGGCTAATTTTTGAAATCACCGAAACCGAACGCGTCCGCGACCGGCAGCACCTATGCAATATCATTGATGCCTACCGCTCCATGGGCTTTAAAACGGCGCTAGATGATTTTGGCAACGGGTACGCCAATTTAGACTTATTGACCGATCTAACGCCGGATAAGCTCAAGATTGACCGCGAACTGGTCATGAATTGCGATAGCGATTTTCGCCGCCAGGCGCTGTTAAACGCGATCATCCTGCTCGCTCAAGAGCTTGATATGACCCTCATCGCCGAAGGTGTGGAGACCCGCGCTGAAGCTTTATGGCTGGCCCGCGCGGGGATTGTTCGTCAACAGGGTTTCTATTTCGCGAAACCCGCAATTAATTCTCTTGGCACCGATATTACCCCTCTGTTGATGGGGTTAAAAAGAGAGCTAACGGAGTTAAAAAGTGACGTAGAGACCAGCACAGGAGCGGTGAATGAAAGAGATTAG
- a CDS encoding CaiB/BaiF CoA transferase family protein: MNELTKPLAGIKVLDISRVLAGPWCGQMLADMGADVIKVERPGSGDDTRHWGPPWLAGSEESAYYLCANRGKRSVTVDMAKPEGQAVIKQLVANSDVLIENFKVGGLKRYGLDYASLKALNPRLIYCSITGFGQESPYAHRAGYDFMIQAMGGIMSLTGKPDSEPGGGPVKSGVAFTDIFTGLYAANAILAALYQRRDSGEGCHIDMALMDVQVGVLANQALNYLTSGNVPQRLGNAHPNIVPYQAFATQDGHMITAVGNDEQFKRFCAVLSLPALAEDPRFATNGARVNNRALLVPQLEAALAQRSTDEWLAAFEAVGVPCGPINTLDRVFDDPHVKARGLKQTLPHDQAGQVDLVANPIRFNGVQMSATTAPPHLGQHTESVLEELGISLEQRTAMRAAGII, encoded by the coding sequence ATGAACGAGCTAACCAAACCACTGGCCGGTATAAAAGTACTCGATATTTCCCGCGTACTGGCCGGGCCGTGGTGCGGACAAATGCTCGCGGATATGGGGGCAGATGTGATTAAGGTAGAGCGTCCCGGTAGCGGCGATGACACCCGCCACTGGGGCCCTCCTTGGCTGGCGGGCAGCGAAGAGTCGGCGTACTACCTGTGCGCTAACCGGGGTAAACGCTCGGTGACCGTCGATATGGCCAAACCCGAAGGCCAGGCAGTGATCAAGCAGCTCGTGGCTAACTCCGACGTGTTGATAGAAAACTTCAAGGTCGGCGGCCTGAAACGCTACGGTCTGGATTACGCCAGTTTGAAAGCGCTGAACCCACGACTGATCTACTGCTCCATCACCGGTTTTGGCCAGGAGAGCCCTTACGCTCACCGCGCCGGTTATGACTTTATGATCCAAGCCATGGGCGGGATCATGAGCCTAACTGGCAAGCCCGACAGTGAACCCGGCGGTGGCCCGGTAAAAAGCGGCGTTGCCTTTACCGATATTTTCACGGGGCTCTATGCCGCTAATGCAATTTTAGCGGCGCTTTATCAGCGCCGTGATAGCGGCGAGGGCTGCCATATCGATATGGCACTAATGGATGTCCAGGTAGGCGTGCTCGCCAATCAGGCACTGAACTACCTCACCTCCGGCAATGTGCCCCAACGGCTGGGTAATGCCCACCCCAACATCGTGCCTTATCAGGCGTTTGCCACCCAGGATGGCCATATGATCACGGCTGTCGGCAACGACGAGCAGTTCAAGCGTTTTTGCGCGGTGCTTTCGCTACCGGCTTTGGCGGAAGATCCGCGCTTTGCCACCAATGGGGCTAGGGTAAATAACCGCGCGTTACTCGTGCCGCAGTTGGAAGCGGCGTTGGCCCAGCGCAGCACTGATGAATGGCTAGCCGCTTTTGAAGCCGTAGGCGTGCCCTGCGGGCCGATCAATACGCTGGATCGGGTGTTTGACGACCCCCATGTGAAAGCCCGCGGACTTAAGCAAACCCTGCCCCACGACCAAGCGGGTCAGGTGGATCTGGTTGCTAACCCGATTCGTTTTAACGGTGTCCAAATGAGCGCCACTACGGCGCCGCCCCACCTAGGTCAGCATACTGAAAGCGTGCTTGAAGAGCTCGGCATTAGCTTGGAGCAGCGCACTGCGATGCGCGCAGCTGGCATCATTTAA
- a CDS encoding acyl-CoA dehydrogenase has protein sequence MTHFNWDDPLLLEQQLTDEERQIRDAAYDYCQENLQPRVLTAFREERFDREIMTEMGELGLLGATVSPEYGGAGVNHVAYGLIAREVERVDSGYRSAMSVQSSLVMYPIETYGSEEQKQKFLPKLASGEMVGCFGLTEPDHGSDPGNMITRAEKVDGGYRLTGAKMWITNSPIADIAVVWAKSAAHDNQIKGFIVERGTEGFTTPKIEGKVSLRASITGEIVLDNAFVPEENLLPNVSGLKGPFGCLNKARYGIAWGVMGTAEFCWHAARQYTLDRKQFGRPLAANQLIQKKLADMQTEITLGLQAALQVGRLMDSGNWAPEMVSLIKRNNCGKALDIARQSRDMHGGNGVSDEYGVIRHMVNLESVNTYEGTHDVHALILGRAQTGIQSFF, from the coding sequence ATGACGCATTTCAACTGGGACGACCCACTACTTCTGGAACAACAGCTCACCGATGAAGAGCGCCAGATTCGTGATGCGGCCTACGACTACTGCCAGGAAAACCTTCAGCCCCGCGTACTGACCGCCTTCCGTGAAGAGCGGTTCGATCGCGAAATCATGACCGAGATGGGCGAGCTTGGTCTGCTGGGTGCTACCGTTTCCCCCGAGTACGGCGGCGCTGGCGTTAACCACGTGGCCTACGGTTTGATTGCCCGCGAAGTAGAGCGCGTAGACTCCGGCTACCGTTCGGCCATGAGCGTGCAGTCCTCGCTGGTGATGTACCCCATCGAGACCTACGGCTCGGAAGAGCAGAAGCAAAAATTCCTACCCAAGCTTGCCAGCGGTGAAATGGTCGGCTGCTTTGGCCTGACCGAACCTGACCACGGCTCTGATCCCGGCAATATGATCACGCGCGCGGAAAAAGTCGATGGCGGCTACCGCCTAACCGGCGCCAAAATGTGGATCACCAACAGCCCGATTGCCGATATCGCGGTGGTATGGGCGAAATCAGCAGCCCACGACAATCAGATTAAAGGCTTTATTGTCGAGCGCGGCACCGAAGGTTTCACCACGCCCAAAATCGAAGGAAAAGTCTCGCTGCGCGCCTCGATTACCGGTGAGATCGTGCTGGACAACGCCTTCGTTCCCGAAGAGAACCTGCTGCCTAACGTCAGCGGCTTGAAAGGCCCGTTCGGCTGCTTAAACAAAGCGCGCTATGGCATCGCCTGGGGCGTGATGGGCACGGCCGAGTTCTGCTGGCACGCGGCGCGCCAATACACCCTCGACCGCAAGCAGTTTGGCCGCCCACTGGCCGCCAACCAGCTGATCCAGAAAAAGCTCGCCGATATGCAGACCGAGATCACTCTGGGCTTGCAGGCAGCCCTGCAAGTAGGTCGCCTGATGGATAGCGGCAACTGGGCACCGGAAATGGTCTCGCTGATCAAACGCAACAACTGCGGCAAAGCGCTGGATATCGCTCGCCAGTCCCGCGATATGCACGGCGGTAACGGCGTCTCCGACGAATACGGCGTCATTCGCCATATGGTCAACCTGGAATCGGTAAATACCTACGAAGGCACCCACGATGTGCATGCTCTGATTCTTGGCCGCGCGCAGACGGGTATTCAGTCGTTCTTTTAA
- the csiR gene encoding DNA-binding transcriptional regulator CsiR, with protein sequence MEPGFKEEGSREKDAPRQNLAISAYRQLKHDIIRGRYAPEQKLLMSRLKEQYGASTGPLREALSQLVSDRLVVAISQRGYRVAPMSLAELNDIYDARAQLEGLILRLAIERGDDDWEATVLATAHRLAKVTDINTPDDLLDIWDQRHKAFHTAIASGCNSPHLLQMRNTLFDQVERYRHLWLQETVMSSQALELKRQEHAELVEVILARDTAEADTLMRDHLMTPVPIITRVLQERGIS encoded by the coding sequence ATGGAGCCCGGTTTTAAAGAAGAAGGTAGTCGGGAAAAAGACGCGCCGCGGCAAAACCTGGCCATTAGTGCTTACCGCCAACTCAAGCACGACATTATTCGTGGTCGCTATGCGCCAGAGCAGAAACTGCTGATGAGCCGCCTCAAAGAGCAGTACGGCGCCAGCACCGGGCCGCTACGGGAAGCGCTGTCACAGTTAGTTTCTGACCGCCTTGTGGTCGCTATCAGTCAGCGCGGCTACCGGGTAGCTCCCATGTCGCTGGCCGAACTCAACGATATTTACGACGCACGGGCTCAGCTTGAAGGGCTGATCCTGAGATTGGCCATTGAGCGCGGCGACGACGACTGGGAGGCCACCGTACTGGCCACCGCGCATCGGCTGGCCAAGGTCACCGACATCAACACCCCCGATGACCTGCTGGATATCTGGGATCAGCGCCACAAAGCGTTCCACACCGCCATTGCCAGCGGCTGCAACTCCCCTCACCTGCTACAAATGCGCAATACTCTGTTTGATCAGGTAGAGCGCTATCGCCACCTGTGGCTGCAGGAAACCGTGATGTCATCCCAGGCGCTGGAGCTTAAGCGCCAGGAGCACGCCGAATTGGTCGAGGTCATTCTGGCTCGCGATACCGCCGAAGCCGACACCCTGATGCGCGATCACCTGATGACCCCCGTACCGATAATTACCCGCGTCCTTCAAGAGCGCGGCATCAGTTGA
- a CDS encoding TAXI family TRAP transporter solute-binding subunit: MKTLRSLYATAAAASMLAVALPASAQQLSIATGGTGGVYYPIGGGFAEMINNHIEGAQATAEVTGASVENMGLIMRGDADLALALADTVYQAYTGTDDFEGRQVENIRALASVYPNAVQLVTLAESDIESIADLAGKRVSVGAPGSGTELNARALLEANGISYSDFTPQRLNFNETADAIRDGDIDAGFWSVGPPTSSILNLAATRDIRLIGLSDEEVANAREEEEVFAPYKLAAGMYDGMDEAVQTLGIPNVLVVNSDMDEELAYQLTQLLFENTDELIAVHPAANDTTIEFTMESTPVPLHPGALRYFEEVGAEIPDRLRP; the protein is encoded by the coding sequence ATGAAAACTCTACGCTCTCTATACGCCACAGCCGCTGCCGCTTCTATGCTCGCGGTCGCGCTTCCAGCAAGCGCTCAACAACTCTCAATCGCGACTGGCGGTACCGGTGGCGTTTACTACCCTATCGGCGGTGGTTTTGCCGAAATGATCAACAACCATATCGAAGGCGCTCAGGCGACGGCTGAAGTGACCGGTGCCTCGGTTGAAAATATGGGGCTGATCATGCGCGGTGACGCGGATCTTGCCCTGGCTCTGGCCGATACGGTCTATCAGGCTTATACCGGCACGGATGATTTTGAAGGCCGTCAGGTTGAGAACATCCGCGCGCTCGCCTCGGTTTATCCCAACGCGGTACAGCTGGTAACGCTGGCCGAGTCGGATATTGAATCGATTGCTGATCTAGCGGGCAAGCGTGTTTCCGTCGGTGCACCGGGTAGCGGCACCGAGCTCAATGCCCGTGCTCTGCTTGAAGCCAATGGTATTAGCTATAGCGATTTCACCCCCCAGCGCCTTAACTTCAACGAAACTGCAGATGCCATTCGCGACGGTGATATCGACGCCGGTTTCTGGAGCGTTGGGCCGCCCACCAGCTCGATTCTCAACCTGGCAGCCACCCGTGATATTCGCCTGATTGGCCTGTCCGATGAAGAAGTGGCCAATGCTCGGGAAGAAGAAGAAGTCTTCGCACCTTACAAGCTTGCCGCCGGTATGTATGACGGTATGGACGAAGCCGTGCAGACCCTGGGTATTCCCAACGTCCTCGTCGTTAACTCTGACATGGACGAAGAGCTGGCTTATCAGTTGACTCAGCTACTGTTCGAAAACACCGACGAGCTGATTGCCGTTCACCCGGCGGCTAACGACACCACCATTGAGTTCACTATGGAGTCGACTCCTGTGCCGCTGCACCCCGGTGCGCTGCGTTATTTCGAAGAAGTTGGTGCTGAAATCCCGGATCGTCTGCGTCCTTAA
- a CDS encoding DUF1850 domain-containing protein, producing the protein MQWQQRLMALLIACCPFAEVGASPASASAFMRLAVVTEQGDTLVDEAVPAGGRWCIKWQHSVEHFTVLDCYRNVAGVMQLERSHQPDFAAGLGHIFGRGEQVSDGEGGYWINAINEPVTNNRYVLRVGSPAVNHRVVWPGGEHAPVSLSEHAAGQRVTIQLIDPHASPRE; encoded by the coding sequence ATGCAGTGGCAGCAACGACTGATGGCACTACTGATTGCATGTTGTCCGTTCGCCGAAGTGGGGGCTTCCCCCGCTTCGGCGTCGGCGTTTATGCGCCTAGCGGTGGTGACCGAACAGGGCGACACGCTAGTGGATGAGGCAGTACCTGCTGGCGGTCGCTGGTGCATCAAGTGGCAACACTCCGTTGAACATTTCACGGTGCTGGACTGCTATCGTAATGTAGCGGGTGTCATGCAATTGGAGCGTAGCCATCAACCCGATTTCGCCGCAGGGCTTGGGCATATTTTTGGCCGCGGTGAGCAGGTATCAGACGGTGAAGGCGGTTATTGGATTAATGCCATTAACGAGCCTGTCACCAATAACCGTTATGTGTTGAGGGTAGGTTCACCGGCTGTTAATCATCGCGTGGTGTGGCCAGGCGGTGAGCATGCGCCAGTCAGCCTAAGTGAACACGCCGCTGGGCAACGCGTGACCATTCAGTTGATAGACCCTCACGCATCCCCGCGTGAATAA
- a CDS encoding TRAP transporter permease, whose amino-acid sequence MSESNQPSSVVPGGNVIQPRMVLWSITIVAVGLSLFQLYSAGIQPLGLFYQRSIHLALIMVLAFLMFPAFGPTRKRGVLGWGLDLLFFAGAILTGGYLVLNLDEIFSRAGFWNSTDILVACIATVTVLEASRRAVGFGMTVIGLLAIVYAFAGPRGELPWLGEWMPGILEHRGYTIDRVAGQLYLGQEGIFGLPLGVAATYIFIFVLFGAFLECTGAGKFFIDMAYAATGRQRGGPAKAAVLASAGMGSISGSAIANVVTTGAFTIPLMKRLGYKAKQAGGIEAAASTGGQIMPPLMGAGAFLIAEYTNTPYLDIVKVSILPAIMYFATVYLFVHIIALKQGMQGLPKDELPQMRQVMKDGWHFLLPLAVLVWLLAMSMSPMRVGYYAVITILAVAVLRYVLWFFFVAPRQGQPVTATAIKDVVRTGFAKLIEGLELGARNAVAVSMACAVAGIIVGVVGLTGLGLKFSSMMLAFSGGNLVLALVMVLLASLVLGMGLPVTASYIVLIVLVGPALTAEFGVPLLVAHLVVFWYSQDSNVTPPIALAGFAGAAIAGSKPMETSFQAWKFAKGLYLIPLFMVFNPEIIIGGPVPVVIWNGVIAILALGAFAAALEGYLFTKMSWLPRIAITAAIFGVFYPNLMTEIAGVAVMIVAIGANWLASKREAPATPVSG is encoded by the coding sequence ATGAGCGAATCCAATCAACCGTCGAGCGTGGTGCCGGGCGGTAATGTGATTCAACCCCGCATGGTGCTGTGGTCGATCACCATTGTGGCGGTGGGTCTTTCCCTGTTTCAGCTCTACTCTGCTGGCATTCAGCCCTTAGGGCTTTTTTATCAGCGCAGTATTCACCTGGCACTGATTATGGTGCTGGCATTTTTAATGTTTCCAGCCTTCGGCCCCACCCGCAAGCGTGGTGTATTGGGCTGGGGGCTTGATCTGCTGTTTTTCGCCGGGGCTATTCTCACCGGTGGTTACTTGGTACTCAACCTGGATGAGATTTTTAGCCGTGCAGGTTTTTGGAACAGTACCGATATTCTGGTCGCCTGTATTGCCACGGTGACGGTATTGGAAGCCAGCCGCCGCGCGGTAGGTTTTGGTATGACCGTCATTGGTCTATTGGCGATTGTGTACGCCTTTGCGGGGCCGCGGGGCGAGCTACCGTGGCTTGGTGAGTGGATGCCGGGCATTCTTGAGCACCGCGGCTATACCATTGACCGGGTCGCTGGTCAACTTTACCTGGGGCAAGAGGGTATTTTCGGGCTGCCGCTGGGCGTGGCCGCGACCTATATCTTTATTTTTGTCCTCTTTGGTGCTTTTTTGGAGTGTACCGGAGCGGGTAAGTTCTTTATCGATATGGCCTATGCGGCGACCGGACGCCAGCGTGGCGGGCCAGCCAAGGCGGCGGTATTAGCGTCGGCAGGCATGGGCTCTATTTCTGGCAGCGCGATTGCCAACGTGGTCACCACCGGTGCTTTTACCATTCCGCTGATGAAGCGATTGGGCTACAAAGCCAAGCAGGCAGGCGGTATCGAAGCGGCGGCCTCAACCGGTGGGCAGATCATGCCGCCGTTGATGGGGGCAGGGGCGTTCCTGATTGCTGAGTACACCAATACGCCGTACCTGGATATCGTCAAAGTCAGCATCCTGCCGGCAATTATGTATTTCGCCACGGTCTATCTTTTTGTGCATATTATCGCTCTTAAGCAGGGCATGCAGGGGCTACCCAAGGATGAGCTGCCGCAGATGCGCCAGGTCATGAAGGATGGCTGGCACTTCCTGCTGCCGTTGGCGGTGCTGGTCTGGCTGCTGGCCATGAGTATGTCGCCCATGCGGGTGGGCTACTACGCAGTGATTACTATTTTGGCGGTAGCGGTATTGCGCTATGTGCTGTGGTTCTTCTTTGTGGCGCCCAGGCAGGGCCAGCCGGTGACAGCAACAGCGATTAAAGACGTGGTACGTACAGGCTTTGCCAAGCTGATCGAAGGCCTGGAGCTAGGCGCGCGCAATGCGGTAGCGGTTTCCATGGCTTGTGCGGTCGCCGGGATTATCGTTGGGGTCGTGGGGTTAACCGGCCTGGGGCTGAAATTCTCCTCCATGATGCTGGCTTTCTCCGGCGGCAACCTGGTATTGGCGCTGGTGATGGTGCTGTTGGCAAGCCTGGTGCTGGGGATGGGCCTGCCTGTTACTGCCAGCTATATCGTACTCATTGTGCTCGTCGGGCCTGCATTGACAGCCGAGTTTGGTGTGCCGCTGCTGGTCGCTCACTTGGTCGTGTTCTGGTACTCCCAGGACTCCAACGTGACGCCTCCCATCGCCTTGGCAGGCTTTGCCGGGGCGGCGATTGCGGGCAGTAAGCCGATGGAAACCAGCTTTCAGGCGTGGAAGTTTGCCAAAGGTCTCTACCTGATTCCGCTGTTTATGGTCTTCAACCCTGAGATTATCATTGGTGGCCCGGTGCCGGTGGTCATCTGGAATGGGGTGATTGCCATTCTGGCATTAGGTGCCTTTGCCGCGGCGTTGGAAGGGTATCTGTTTACCAAAATGTCATGGCTACCACGCATTGCGATTACCGCTGCGATTTTTGGGGTGTTCTACCCTAATCTGATGACCGAAATTGCCGGTGTCGCGGTCATGATTGTCGCCATAGGGGCTAACTGGTTGGCCAGTAAGCGCGAAGCGCCTGCGACACCCGTTAGTGGTTAA